The proteins below come from a single Kitasatospora sp. NBC_00315 genomic window:
- a CDS encoding DUF4440 domain-containing protein has product MSKTEIDLVTAEFFGAFDNRGGRTPDLARIRRLMIPAGLIVRTGPEFAVYTVDAFIEPRLRLLTDGRLAEFSEWETSERTEIAGDIASRVGEYRKSGVLDGEPFEGGGTKSIQFVRTPDGWRIAAFAWFDRP; this is encoded by the coding sequence ATGTCCAAGACCGAGATCGACCTGGTCACCGCCGAGTTCTTCGGCGCCTTCGACAACCGGGGCGGCCGGACCCCCGACCTGGCCAGGATCCGCCGGCTGATGATTCCGGCCGGCCTGATCGTCCGGACCGGCCCCGAGTTCGCCGTCTACACGGTCGACGCGTTCATCGAGCCTCGTCTGCGGCTGCTGACCGACGGCCGGCTGGCCGAGTTCTCCGAGTGGGAGACCTCGGAGCGGACCGAGATCGCGGGCGACATCGCGTCGCGGGTCGGCGAGTACCGCAAATCCGGTGTCCTGGACGGCGAGCCGTTCGAAGGCGGCGGGACCAAGAGCATCCAGTTCGTCCGTACCCCGGACGGCTGGCGGATCGCGGCCTTCGCCTGGTTCGACCGGCCCTGA